In Horticoccus luteus, the following proteins share a genomic window:
- a CDS encoding autotransporter-associated beta strand repeat-containing protein, whose protein sequence is MPLISIPRTYSFFLAAACAWSIASAQTTLTWDGGTAGTGRTWSSGSNWDSNNAPNGDDLVIGSGTLGGSATQIGGGNYMALSSNASAYTSTIRSVTFDNSNNQFPGGTLDLRNSSATPAQSATIAFTSTGVDAIKVVSGDVIMQSRTSSAQLTLNLNYSGLSNVDIASGSTLTISSHPVSGTATNNAVITGTGGINKTGAGTLILTGPTGNDFAGGLKISAGTVNFDNASLLTAPATKTADVVTINGGRLQYSSASGTILSANAGVTFGSGNATVDVSGAGTFEIQGTVAGSGQLIKTGAGTLYFHNSNTEANTFAGGTVIEEGIIYLGRSGSLGTGTIQLGVAGGGDASLIANLSGWTQSNAIDVAAGSSGTLTIGSRTSASNTFSGPVTFHGDVTIDNSNSLGNAMIFTNTVSGAGAVTKTGTGEWRLTGSNSSTGPVTISGGSVSGALGSGSLTIATGSIYDLYGSDRSTGALAGSGTIVLGANTLTTTSDSSSTFSGALSGTGNLIKAGAGNLTLSGTNTFSGATTVSAGTLSAHGTLGGSSLTVSSGATLAGAGTISAPTTLAAGATLASTSLTFDSSLDLSAVAGTSAHSLLFTLTAPGTSDTASINGVLSIGSHALTLDDFSLNTSALSGPGIYTLFQSTHAISGLLGDAGNLTASFDGYTGTLGFNGDSTALQLTVSAIPEPSTYALLLAAATGLAVFARRRRGSHR, encoded by the coding sequence ATGCCCCTGATCTCTATCCCCCGCACGTACTCGTTTTTCCTCGCCGCCGCCTGCGCTTGGTCAATCGCCTCCGCCCAAACCACCCTCACGTGGGACGGTGGAACGGCTGGGACTGGCCGCACGTGGTCATCCGGGTCCAATTGGGATTCCAACAATGCTCCCAACGGCGACGACCTCGTCATTGGCAGTGGCACACTCGGTGGCTCCGCGACCCAAATCGGCGGCGGAAACTACATGGCACTGAGCTCAAACGCTTCGGCTTATACCTCCACGATTAGGAGCGTCACGTTCGACAATTCCAACAATCAGTTTCCCGGCGGCACGCTCGACCTCCGCAATTCGTCCGCCACCCCCGCCCAAAGTGCCACCATCGCCTTTACGTCGACCGGGGTGGATGCCATTAAGGTAGTCAGCGGCGACGTGATCATGCAGTCGCGCACTTCGAGCGCGCAACTGACGCTCAACCTGAACTACTCCGGTCTCTCCAATGTCGATATCGCTTCCGGAAGTACGCTCACCATTTCGAGTCACCCCGTCTCGGGCACAGCCACCAACAATGCCGTCATCACCGGCACGGGCGGCATAAACAAGACCGGCGCGGGCACGCTCATCCTCACCGGCCCCACCGGGAATGATTTTGCCGGTGGCCTCAAAATTTCCGCCGGCACGGTCAATTTTGACAACGCTTCCTTGTTGACGGCGCCCGCGACCAAGACCGCCGACGTCGTGACGATCAACGGCGGCCGCCTTCAATACTCCAGCGCGTCGGGCACAATCCTCAGCGCCAACGCCGGCGTCACGTTCGGCTCCGGTAACGCCACGGTCGACGTCTCCGGCGCGGGCACGTTCGAGATCCAAGGCACCGTTGCTGGCTCGGGACAACTCATCAAAACCGGCGCCGGCACGCTGTATTTCCACAATTCCAACACGGAAGCTAACACGTTCGCCGGAGGCACCGTCATCGAGGAAGGCATAATCTACCTCGGCCGCAGCGGCAGCCTTGGCACCGGCACGATTCAACTCGGTGTCGCCGGCGGCGGTGACGCCAGTCTCATCGCGAACCTCAGCGGCTGGACGCAAAGCAATGCCATCGACGTCGCCGCCGGTAGCAGCGGCACGCTCACCATCGGCAGCAGGACGAGTGCCTCCAACACCTTCTCCGGTCCTGTCACCTTCCACGGCGACGTTACCATCGACAACTCAAACAGCCTCGGGAATGCCATGATCTTCACCAACACCGTGTCCGGCGCCGGCGCTGTCACGAAAACCGGCACTGGCGAATGGCGCCTCACCGGTTCCAATTCCTCCACCGGCCCCGTCACGATCTCCGGTGGTTCCGTGAGTGGCGCGCTCGGCAGTGGTTCCCTCACGATCGCCACCGGCTCAATCTACGACTTGTACGGAAGTGACCGATCAACCGGTGCTCTCGCAGGCTCCGGCACGATTGTCCTCGGAGCAAACACGCTCACAACCACCAGCGACTCCAGTTCGACGTTCTCCGGCGCTCTCTCCGGCACGGGCAATCTGATCAAGGCCGGCGCCGGCAATCTCACTCTTTCAGGAACGAACACGTTCTCCGGCGCCACCACCGTATCCGCCGGCACCTTGAGCGCCCACGGCACCCTCGGCGGCTCCTCCCTCACCGTCTCATCCGGCGCCACCCTCGCCGGCGCGGGCACGATTTCAGCCCCCACGACGCTCGCGGCCGGCGCGACGCTCGCCTCGACCTCCCTCACGTTCGACAGCAGCCTCGATCTCTCCGCCGTCGCCGGCACGAGCGCTCATTCGCTCCTTTTCACCCTCACCGCCCCCGGCACCAGCGACACCGCCAGTATCAACGGCGTGCTCTCCATCGGCAGCCACGCGCTCACACTCGACGATTTTTCCCTCAACACCTCCGCGCTCTCCGGTCCCGGCATCTACACGCTTTTCCAAAGCACCCACGCGATCTCCGGCCTGCTCGGCGACGCTGGCAACCTCACCGCCTCGTTCGACGGCTACACCGGCACGCTCGGTTTCAACGGCGACTCCACCGCACTCCAGCTCACGGTTTCCGCCATCCCCGAGCCCTCGACCTACGCTCTCCTTCTGGCCGCGGCGACCGGACTCGCGGTGTTCGCCCGTCGGCGCCGTGGCTCGCACCGGTAA
- a CDS encoding beta strand repeat-containing protein translates to MLPPSLLRLARAAAPLRAIALLTGLAGLAAAVHATPLNWAGTGYSLSPAANWTEATAPSASSDLVITKNGTTSGGSGTSNFLMGGNLTIRSITFNNASAQFNASNGARVITTNSSSSSASYTLSFATPGVDIITLTNNTNASFRSASLSGNSSADPQPALSIDLNYSGTANLNIQDTSILLVSAGSYNTTEARLSGTGGLVKIGTGSLTLSGNHTYAGGFTLQDGTVTVTTSGTVTANTITNSPFGTGALTIRGGTLIASSNTSRSVYGSVNLDGVATITSTSNGTAGNYTISSLANGATTLLSNSTIVVPGPAYDTANATNVGGQVTWNQAISGDFSLTKMGAGTLVLNTNSPFAGGLAVKEGLLRVDSTANLGKLPSTENPDAVVFDGGSFEVTGSSFSSPNRGFRIAPATSFTVDDGISLRIQGSIRDVAGKSGRLIKAGPGVLALEPAAGMVYTYSGGTQVDAGTLQLMAATLGASGSPGVTFADGTSLEGNGTLVGDVVLSATTRVSPATYGDINPPNNTLGVTGVGTITVNGNLALSAVAATPGSLAFDLDAPGTNDALAVTGGTLSLGNAVFGWPSFAFTTTGSFAEGRYTLLTSDSPMTGSLAASVTGDIGTLKGTVLLSHDRTKLFLVVDTAGSFAGPDITTQPASLGVVVGSPVTLTVAANGSQLTYQWKKDGVDLPGETKATLSLAAAGFGDAGDYVVTVANTAESLVSQSATLAVTAAMVAPSITTNPVATSANIGHSVTFSVSASGTAPFTYQWSKDGVAIAGATEATFTIASPTASDAGGYTVAVTNASGTAISAAGTLTINPGAYLSNLSVRAAMNEGQTLIVGFVIAGGAKPILVRAAGPALNAFGLTGLPDPRLALYDEHSTNVGANDDWDGALAPLFSQLGAFGFAPGSKDAALQQTINGPHTAQATGLGNGTILVEGYDAGANDGRKLVNLSARYHVGTGADVLIVGFVVNGSGTKDVLIRAVGPTLASFGVTGTLGDPKLDVYDDAGHVVASNDNWNANLAGISATLGAFPLNPASNDAAILVTVEAGKTYTAQISGVNNGTGEALVEVYDANP, encoded by the coding sequence ATGCTTCCTCCCTCCCTCCTCCGCCTCGCCCGTGCCGCCGCTCCTCTTCGCGCGATTGCACTGCTCACCGGTCTTGCCGGTCTCGCCGCCGCCGTTCACGCCACGCCGCTGAACTGGGCCGGCACCGGCTACAGCCTGAGCCCCGCCGCGAATTGGACCGAAGCGACCGCGCCCTCCGCCTCCTCGGATTTGGTGATCACGAAAAACGGCACCACCAGCGGCGGCAGCGGCACCTCGAACTTCCTGATGGGCGGCAACCTCACGATCCGCTCCATCACGTTCAACAACGCCTCCGCCCAGTTCAACGCCTCCAATGGCGCCCGCGTCATCACGACCAACAGCTCAAGTTCCAGCGCGAGTTACACGCTTTCGTTCGCGACCCCCGGCGTTGATATCATCACGCTCACCAACAACACCAACGCCTCCTTCCGCAGCGCCAGCCTCAGTGGCAACAGCAGCGCCGACCCGCAGCCAGCTCTGTCGATCGACCTCAATTACTCCGGCACCGCCAACCTCAACATTCAGGATACCTCCATCCTGCTCGTCAGCGCCGGTTCCTACAACACCACGGAAGCCAGACTCTCCGGCACCGGCGGTCTCGTGAAAATCGGCACCGGCTCCCTCACGCTCTCCGGCAACCACACCTACGCCGGTGGCTTCACCCTCCAAGACGGCACGGTCACCGTCACGACCTCCGGCACCGTCACCGCCAATACCATCACCAATTCGCCGTTCGGCACCGGCGCCCTCACCATCCGAGGCGGCACGCTGATCGCCTCCAGCAACACCAGCCGCTCGGTTTATGGCTCCGTCAACCTCGACGGCGTGGCCACGATCACCTCCACCTCCAACGGCACCGCCGGCAACTACACGATCAGCTCGCTCGCCAACGGCGCCACGACGTTGTTGAGCAACTCCACCATCGTCGTCCCCGGCCCGGCCTACGACACCGCCAACGCCACCAACGTCGGCGGCCAGGTCACGTGGAATCAGGCCATCTCCGGCGATTTCAGCCTCACCAAAATGGGCGCCGGCACGCTCGTCCTCAACACCAACAGCCCCTTCGCCGGCGGACTCGCCGTCAAGGAGGGCCTTCTCCGCGTCGATTCCACCGCCAACCTCGGCAAACTCCCCAGCACCGAAAACCCCGACGCCGTGGTGTTCGACGGCGGCTCGTTCGAAGTCACCGGCAGCAGTTTCTCCTCGCCCAATCGCGGCTTCCGCATCGCTCCCGCCACGAGCTTCACCGTCGACGACGGCATTTCGCTTCGCATCCAAGGCTCCATCCGCGACGTCGCCGGAAAATCCGGCCGCCTGATCAAGGCCGGCCCCGGCGTTCTCGCTCTCGAACCTGCCGCGGGCATGGTCTACACCTACTCCGGCGGCACGCAGGTGGATGCCGGCACTCTCCAACTCATGGCCGCCACGCTCGGCGCGAGCGGCAGCCCCGGCGTCACGTTTGCCGATGGCACCTCGCTCGAAGGTAACGGCACCCTCGTCGGCGACGTTGTCCTCTCCGCAACGACCCGCGTGAGCCCCGCCACCTACGGCGACATCAATCCGCCCAACAACACCCTCGGCGTCACCGGCGTCGGCACGATCACCGTCAACGGCAACCTCGCTCTCTCCGCTGTCGCCGCCACCCCCGGCTCCCTCGCGTTCGACCTCGACGCTCCCGGCACCAACGACGCCCTCGCCGTCACCGGCGGCACGCTCTCCCTCGGCAACGCCGTGTTCGGATGGCCCAGCTTTGCGTTCACCACCACGGGCAGTTTTGCGGAAGGTCGCTACACGCTCTTGACCAGCGATAGTCCGATGACCGGCTCCCTCGCGGCCTCTGTGACCGGCGATATCGGCACGCTCAAAGGCACCGTCCTCCTCAGCCACGATCGCACCAAACTCTTCCTCGTGGTCGACACCGCCGGCTCGTTCGCCGGCCCGGACATCACCACGCAGCCCGCCAGCCTCGGTGTCGTCGTCGGCTCGCCCGTCACGCTCACCGTCGCCGCCAACGGCTCCCAACTCACCTATCAATGGAAAAAAGATGGCGTCGATTTGCCCGGTGAAACAAAGGCCACGCTGTCCCTCGCCGCCGCCGGTTTTGGCGATGCCGGGGACTACGTCGTGACGGTGGCCAACACCGCCGAATCGCTCGTCAGCCAGTCCGCCACGCTTGCTGTCACCGCCGCGATGGTCGCGCCATCCATTACCACGAACCCCGTCGCCACCAGCGCCAACATCGGCCACAGCGTCACCTTCTCCGTCAGCGCCAGCGGCACCGCTCCGTTCACTTATCAATGGTCCAAAGACGGCGTCGCCATCGCGGGTGCGACCGAAGCGACATTCACCATCGCGAGCCCCACGGCCAGCGACGCCGGTGGTTACACCGTCGCCGTCACCAACGCCTCCGGCACCGCGATTAGCGCCGCCGGCACGCTCACCATCAATCCCGGCGCCTACCTCTCCAATCTTTCTGTCCGCGCCGCCATGAACGAAGGCCAGACGCTCATCGTCGGCTTCGTCATCGCCGGTGGCGCCAAGCCCATCCTCGTGCGCGCCGCGGGTCCCGCCCTCAACGCGTTCGGCCTCACCGGGCTGCCCGATCCGCGCCTCGCCCTCTACGACGAACACAGCACCAACGTCGGCGCCAACGACGACTGGGACGGCGCGCTCGCGCCTCTCTTCAGCCAGCTCGGCGCCTTCGGATTCGCGCCCGGCAGCAAAGACGCCGCGCTCCAGCAAACCATCAACGGCCCGCACACCGCCCAAGCCACCGGTCTGGGCAACGGCACCATCCTCGTCGAAGGCTACGACGCCGGGGCCAACGACGGCCGCAAACTCGTCAACCTCTCCGCGCGTTATCACGTCGGCACCGGCGCCGACGTCCTCATCGTCGGCTTCGTCGTCAACGGTTCCGGCACCAAGGATGTCCTCATCCGCGCCGTCGGCCCGACCCTTGCCAGCTTCGGTGTCACCGGCACCCTCGGCGATCCCAAGCTCGATGTGTATGACGACGCCGGCCACGTCGTCGCGAGCAACGACAACTGGAATGCGAACCTCGCCGGTATCTCCGCCACCCTCGGCGCCTTCCCGCTCAACCCCGCCAGCAACGACGCCGCCATCCTCGTCACCGTCGAAGCCGGCAAGACCTACACCGCGCAAATCTCCGGCGTGAACAACGGCACCGGTGAAGCCCTCGTCGAAGTCTACGACGCCAACCCGTAA
- a CDS encoding BatD family protein: MRLARLPFLLFVFALTLTAFAQTVRWEPGDSGDPADLQLVFSDCEPTGRPDLPVVAGVTFNLAGTGTRTEMNNFSFTRFTIFNYRVNARQAGPLQIPAFDVKTNKGTLRVAAYDATLTASTDVSSLAHATLEPAAANPWAGQIFSLTYTLTVPRRNLNQVTSNVAWNAAPLVAEDWANPQPAESIADGERQYVLTYHTRAYAKTAGRVTLEATAQNVNFQTGSVGFGLFQSPRIEQATVASNRPEISVRPLPQPAPAGFAGAVGQFKLTSKVVPAKAAVGEPVTWTLELSGTGNWPDIAGLPSREVSKDFQVVQPQAKRVPAEGKLFDSTLTEDVVLVPTKPGTYALAPISFVYFDPQAGTYKTLTPAGATVTITAANAPKFNVTPGAATPNPATTETAVAPPAKLPVSPELPTGLPLDDLSGTATVTPPWTWATLRWLLALPLVLLPLAWFTFAAQRAWRRDPHRPRRAALVRLRALLAQLRATTDPVQQRPLLRAWQTEVAAVWPLASAAPRADTLADAPWQTLWTEADHVLYGPDGSALPGDWIARAETAAAAKRVPGFALFRAFRHLVPALAVLALFLAGPRPAHADEATTAYRNGDFSGAETLWRATVEKQPTDWIARYNLSLALAQQDRWQEAVAHATAALLQNPSSPAVRWQFALACDKAGYTPAGLSPFINAGTKHRIARLASSAVWQRVLLAGELLIILAAILALARAYGFLSRRAWAIAPWLAVVAGLVLGVAAISSVRGYGDAGNPHAVLVWRNTTLRSIPTEADAAQKTIALPAGSFAVINKTFLADHWVRLAFSNGQTGWVRREEVVALWQ; this comes from the coding sequence ATGCGCCTCGCCCGACTTCCGTTCCTCCTCTTCGTCTTCGCGCTCACGCTCACCGCGTTTGCCCAAACCGTGCGCTGGGAGCCCGGCGACTCCGGCGATCCCGCCGACCTGCAGCTCGTGTTTTCGGACTGCGAACCGACCGGCCGTCCCGACCTGCCCGTCGTCGCCGGCGTTACGTTCAACCTCGCCGGCACCGGCACGCGCACCGAGATGAACAACTTCTCGTTCACGCGTTTCACCATCTTCAACTACCGCGTCAACGCCCGCCAGGCCGGTCCGCTCCAGATTCCGGCGTTCGACGTGAAGACGAACAAGGGCACGCTGCGCGTCGCCGCTTACGACGCCACCCTCACCGCCTCCACCGACGTCTCCTCGCTCGCGCACGCCACGCTTGAGCCCGCCGCCGCCAATCCATGGGCCGGCCAGATTTTCTCGCTCACCTACACGCTCACCGTGCCGCGTCGGAATCTCAATCAAGTCACATCCAACGTGGCGTGGAACGCCGCCCCGCTCGTCGCCGAAGATTGGGCCAACCCCCAACCCGCCGAGTCCATCGCCGACGGCGAACGCCAATACGTCCTCACGTATCACACGCGCGCCTACGCCAAAACCGCCGGCCGCGTCACGCTCGAAGCCACCGCGCAAAACGTCAATTTCCAGACCGGCAGCGTCGGTTTCGGCCTCTTCCAATCCCCGCGCATCGAGCAGGCGACCGTCGCTTCCAATCGCCCCGAAATTTCCGTCCGCCCCCTGCCGCAACCCGCCCCCGCCGGATTCGCCGGCGCCGTCGGCCAGTTCAAACTCACCTCCAAAGTCGTCCCCGCCAAAGCCGCTGTCGGCGAACCCGTGACGTGGACGCTGGAGCTCTCCGGCACCGGCAACTGGCCCGACATCGCCGGTCTCCCGTCGCGCGAAGTTTCGAAGGATTTTCAGGTCGTCCAACCGCAGGCCAAACGCGTGCCCGCCGAGGGCAAACTCTTCGATTCCACGTTGACCGAAGACGTCGTCCTCGTCCCCACCAAGCCCGGCACCTACGCGCTCGCGCCGATCTCCTTCGTGTATTTCGACCCGCAAGCCGGCACCTATAAAACGCTCACGCCCGCCGGCGCCACCGTCACCATCACGGCCGCCAACGCGCCCAAATTCAACGTCACGCCCGGCGCCGCTACGCCAAACCCCGCGACCACCGAAACCGCCGTCGCGCCGCCCGCGAAACTTCCCGTCTCGCCCGAACTGCCGACCGGCCTTCCGCTCGACGACCTCTCCGGCACCGCCACCGTCACGCCACCGTGGACGTGGGCTACCTTGCGTTGGCTGCTCGCGCTCCCACTCGTCCTGCTCCCGCTCGCGTGGTTCACCTTCGCCGCCCAACGCGCCTGGCGCCGCGATCCGCACCGTCCGCGCCGCGCCGCGCTCGTCCGCCTCCGCGCCCTGCTCGCGCAACTCCGCGCCACCACCGATCCCGTCCAACAGCGCCCGCTCCTTCGCGCCTGGCAAACCGAAGTCGCCGCCGTCTGGCCTCTCGCCTCCGCCGCGCCCCGCGCCGATACGCTCGCCGACGCGCCCTGGCAAACGCTCTGGACCGAGGCTGACCACGTGCTTTATGGCCCCGACGGCAGCGCGCTGCCCGGCGATTGGATCGCCCGCGCCGAAACCGCCGCCGCCGCGAAACGCGTTCCCGGCTTCGCCCTTTTCCGCGCGTTCCGTCACCTCGTGCCCGCGCTCGCGGTGCTCGCGCTTTTCCTCGCCGGTCCGCGCCCCGCGCACGCCGATGAAGCCACCACCGCCTACCGCAACGGCGATTTCTCCGGTGCCGAAACCCTCTGGCGCGCCACCGTCGAAAAACAGCCTACCGACTGGATCGCGCGCTACAATCTCTCCCTCGCCCTCGCGCAGCAGGACCGCTGGCAGGAAGCCGTCGCGCACGCCACCGCCGCGCTGCTTCAAAATCCTTCGTCGCCCGCTGTCCGCTGGCAATTCGCCCTCGCGTGCGACAAAGCCGGCTACACCCCCGCGGGGCTCTCGCCATTCATCAACGCCGGCACCAAGCACCGCATCGCCCGCCTCGCCTCTTCCGCCGTCTGGCAACGTGTGCTCCTCGCCGGCGAACTGCTCATCATCCTCGCCGCGATTCTCGCGCTCGCCCGCGCTTACGGTTTCCTTTCTCGCCGCGCGTGGGCGATCGCACCCTGGCTCGCGGTCGTCGCCGGCCTCGTCCTCGGCGTCGCCGCGATCAGCAGCGTGCGCGGTTACGGCGACGCCGGCAACCCTCACGCCGTCCTCGTCTGGCGCAACACCACGCTCCGCTCGATCCCGACGGAAGCCGACGCTGCGCAAAAAACCATCGCGCTTCCCGCCGGCTCCTTCGCCGTGATCAACAAAACCTTTCTCGCCGATCATTGGGTCCGCCTCGCGTTTTCCAACGGCCAGACCGGCTGGGTCCGCCGCGAGGAAGTCGTCGCCCTCTGGCAGTAG
- a CDS encoding beta strand repeat-containing protein, with product MKSLPRLPVLNVLTLGLAALLTASLRATPIEWAGTNSGNWNAAANWTPNTTIDNSGTQDLLIKTSGNASPVTTMQVSSATGNGTAAFSIRSLSIDDTAALLHNATVGLRIAATNSASSSNSTTLTFSTPGINIISAANGATVSLNATTSTGTGTPSMTINLGYSGAGTLQVDGTSKLLINAASTTISGTGGLIKDGAGSLTLSGNHTYTGGFTLQAGTLVLTSSGARTGDNTAVANSAFGTGTATLNGGTLLSSGAAGGGTSARTIYSSVILNGNVEMTNSTTGNITLSTSAGQATALGGNSTLNVGGNVTWDQSISGDYSLTKTGAGTLALNGTNTFSGLNINAGTVNVDSVTALGSSAALNPSSVVLNGGTLAFASGSDTSASSNRGFQIGSGNGTIDLSSGRNVTLLGNITDVTGQHGMLTKTGAGTLTLSGANSYSGSTTVQGGALAGDATSLQGAIVLNNASSVTFNQTSDGTYAGSLSGNGSFTKLGAATLIVSNSSAHTGPNNVAEGALILQDAVFGGNGSAGLVVQSGAKLAGSGIIRGDTVLNEGSFLSMDTYTGGVVSNVIGKISFNNNLDLSGIAAFSTSPVTIPTPFGAPLAFDLGSSNYSDQIVVYGTLDIGNGLLDFADFSFTTAASLHDATYTLFSAPNATIAGSLGTTLVRDFGDGFTGTLSLTDHAVQLTLVGAPIPEPSTYAALLGGIVALAAVYRRRRAR from the coding sequence ATGAAGTCGTTGCCTCGCCTCCCTGTTCTCAACGTTCTCACCCTCGGCCTCGCCGCCCTCCTAACCGCGTCGTTGCGCGCCACGCCGATCGAATGGGCGGGAACCAACTCCGGCAATTGGAATGCCGCGGCCAACTGGACGCCCAACACAACCATCGACAACAGCGGGACTCAGGATCTCCTCATTAAGACCAGCGGCAACGCCAGCCCCGTCACGACCATGCAGGTGAGCAGCGCCACGGGTAACGGCACGGCGGCCTTCAGCATTCGCTCGCTCTCCATCGACGACACCGCCGCCCTCCTGCACAACGCAACCGTCGGTCTGCGCATCGCCGCGACCAACAGCGCTTCCAGCAGTAACAGCACCACGCTGACCTTCAGCACGCCGGGCATCAATATCATCTCCGCCGCCAACGGCGCGACCGTGAGCTTGAACGCCACTACCTCTACGGGCACCGGCACCCCCTCGATGACGATCAACCTTGGCTACTCGGGCGCCGGCACGCTCCAGGTCGACGGCACCTCGAAGCTTCTGATCAACGCGGCCAGCACCACCATCTCTGGCACCGGCGGCCTGATTAAAGACGGTGCGGGCAGCCTCACTCTCTCCGGCAATCACACTTACACCGGCGGCTTCACCTTGCAGGCCGGCACGCTCGTCCTCACCAGCTCCGGCGCACGCACTGGCGACAACACCGCCGTCGCCAATTCCGCCTTCGGCACCGGCACCGCCACCCTGAATGGGGGCACCCTCCTGAGCTCGGGCGCCGCCGGCGGCGGCACCTCCGCCCGCACCATCTATTCCTCCGTCATCCTGAACGGCAACGTTGAGATGACAAACTCCACCACCGGCAACATCACGCTCAGCACCTCGGCCGGCCAAGCCACCGCCCTCGGTGGTAATTCCACCTTGAACGTCGGCGGCAACGTCACGTGGGACCAGTCCATTTCCGGCGACTACAGTCTCACCAAAACCGGCGCCGGCACCCTCGCCCTCAACGGCACCAACACCTTCAGCGGTCTCAACATCAACGCCGGCACCGTTAACGTCGACTCCGTCACCGCTCTCGGCTCTTCCGCCGCGCTCAACCCTTCCAGCGTCGTGCTGAACGGCGGCACGCTCGCTTTCGCCTCGGGCAGCGACACCTCCGCTTCCTCCAATCGCGGGTTCCAAATCGGCTCCGGCAACGGCACGATCGATCTCTCCTCCGGCCGCAACGTCACCCTCCTCGGCAACATCACCGACGTCACCGGCCAGCACGGCATGCTCACCAAGACCGGCGCGGGCACCCTCACGCTCTCCGGCGCCAATTCCTACTCCGGCAGCACCACCGTCCAAGGCGGCGCGCTCGCGGGCGATGCGACCAGCCTCCAAGGCGCCATCGTCCTTAACAACGCGTCCTCGGTCACCTTCAACCAGACCTCCGACGGCACCTACGCGGGTTCGCTCTCTGGCAACGGCTCCTTCACCAAGCTCGGCGCCGCCACCCTCATCGTCAGCAACTCCTCCGCTCACACCGGACCCAACAACGTCGCCGAAGGCGCCCTCATTCTCCAAGACGCCGTCTTCGGCGGTAACGGCAGCGCCGGCCTCGTCGTCCAGTCCGGCGCCAAGCTCGCCGGCTCCGGCATCATCCGCGGCGACACTGTCCTGAACGAGGGCTCCTTCCTTTCGATGGACACCTACACCGGAGGCGTCGTTTCGAACGTGATCGGCAAGATCTCGTTCAACAACAATCTCGACCTCTCCGGCATCGCCGCCTTCTCGACCTCGCCCGTCACCATTCCCACTCCCTTCGGCGCTCCCCTGGCTTTCGATCTCGGCTCCAGCAACTACAGCGACCAGATCGTCGTTTACGGCACGCTCGATATTGGCAACGGCCTGCTCGATTTCGCCGACTTCAGTTTCACCACCGCCGCCTCCCTGCACGACGCCACCTACACCCTCTTCTCCGCTCCCAACGCGACGATCGCAGGCAGCCTGGGCACCACCCTGGTGAGGGATTTCGGCGACGGTTTCACCGGCACCCTCTCGCTCACCGACCACGCGG
- a CDS encoding VWA domain-containing protein, whose amino-acid sequence MSFAWPHLLWLLALPVLLSAWDGARRLTQRAAPRKILTAEAGRHSLSFDPRAATAHRPRLWLWFGLAFAIIAVARPQWGRIDEPVFDQSREILLAVDLSRSMLAQDVKPSRLARAKLLIQSLLERLKGERVGLIVFSGTAFLQSPLSSDYEVLREFLPSLGPDFLPEGGTNYRELLDTATSAFGSGTSADRFLIILSDGEATDDNWKSAAQALKEKHVRVIGLGVGTEAGAMIPDGSGGFVKDERGAVVLSRLGKSTLEQLARETGGAYADASSWVNLGDLLNQTVEAGRKGKFVEKSNVRLVERFQWALLPAFVFFLLSFWREFPVRPRPRDLRLNAPAAPGPTPAPRAP is encoded by the coding sequence ATGAGTTTTGCCTGGCCTCATCTTCTCTGGCTGCTCGCGCTCCCCGTGCTGCTCTCGGCATGGGATGGCGCCCGCCGCCTCACCCAACGCGCCGCGCCGCGCAAAATCCTCACCGCCGAAGCCGGCCGGCATTCGCTCTCCTTCGACCCGCGCGCCGCGACTGCGCATCGCCCGCGCCTCTGGCTTTGGTTCGGTCTCGCGTTTGCCATCATCGCCGTCGCACGTCCCCAATGGGGCCGCATCGACGAGCCCGTCTTCGATCAATCCCGCGAAATCCTCCTCGCCGTCGATCTTTCCCGTTCGATGCTCGCGCAGGATGTGAAGCCCTCGCGCCTCGCCCGCGCGAAACTGCTCATCCAGTCGCTCCTCGAACGCCTCAAAGGCGAACGCGTCGGGCTCATCGTGTTTTCCGGCACCGCGTTTCTCCAATCGCCGCTTAGCTCCGATTACGAAGTGCTCCGCGAATTCCTCCCTTCGCTCGGCCCCGATTTTCTGCCGGAAGGCGGCACCAACTACCGCGAACTCCTCGACACCGCCACCAGCGCCTTCGGTTCCGGCACATCGGCTGACCGCTTTCTCATCATCCTCAGCGATGGCGAAGCCACCGACGACAATTGGAAATCCGCTGCGCAGGCCTTGAAGGAAAAACACGTGCGCGTCATCGGCCTCGGCGTCGGCACCGAAGCGGGCGCCATGATTCCGGACGGCAGCGGCGGCTTCGTGAAAGACGAACGCGGCGCCGTCGTCCTCTCGCGCCTCGGCAAGTCCACTCTCGAGCAACTCGCGAGAGAAACCGGCGGCGCTTACGCCGACGCCAGCTCATGGGTCAACCTCGGCGATCTCCTCAACCAAACCGTCGAGGCCGGCCGCAAAGGCAAGTTCGTCGAGAAAAGCAACGTCCGCCTCGTCGAACGTTTCCAGTGGGCCCTCCTTCCGGCCTTCGTCTTTTTTCTCCTGAGTTTCTGGCGCGAGTTTCCGGTCCGCCCACGTCCCCGCGACCTTCGCCTCAACGCCCCCGCCGCTCCCGGCCCCACTCCCGCTCCGCGCGCGCCATGA